A genome region from Oscillospiraceae bacterium includes the following:
- a CDS encoding membrane dipeptidase — MLPIFDAHADTISHLLKTGQSLRRNNAQIDLTRPIKNHAQFFAFWGHSYDGLMATFQHEIQANAQSIMLCKSVQDCKDAWKNGKLAAFLSIEGAEVIDCQIERIDSIYTDGVRMMGLTWNHANAL, encoded by the coding sequence ATGCTGCCTATATTTGACGCCCATGCCGACACGATCTCCCACTTACTTAAAACAGGGCAATCTCTGCGCCGAAACAATGCACAAATTGATCTTACACGCCCCATTAAAAATCACGCGCAATTTTTCGCCTTTTGGGGGCATTCGTATGACGGCTTGATGGCAACCTTCCAACATGAAATACAGGCCAACGCCCAAAGCATAATGCTCTGCAAAAGTGTGCAAGATTGTAAAGATGCATGGAAAAACGGAAAGTTAGCGGCCTTTTTATCCATTGAGGGGGCAGAAGTCATCGACTGTCAAATTGAGCGGATTGACAGCATATATACCGATGGCGTGCGCATGATGGGGTTGACTTGGAATCACGCCAACGCCTTGTG